Proteins from a single region of Carassius carassius chromosome 25, fCarCar2.1, whole genome shotgun sequence:
- the LOC132104298 gene encoding stromal membrane-associated protein 2-like isoform X2 — MTGKSVKDIDRYQAVLTSLLALEENKFCADCHAKGPRWASWNLGIFICIRCAGIHRNLGVHISRVKSINLDQWTHEQIQSVQEMGNAKARRLYEAFLPECFQRPETDQAAEIFIRDKYDKKKYMDKCINIQSFRKEKSETVTKDAPVVFEKMKLKKDESQQFKNSPKQSQSVNDLLGLDAPAPQAPVSNGKPSTELSPALDLFSSLPATVSSSNSSRSTPSSGSMPTGRVAASMPENLSLFLDPPSKSEDSGKKLSKDTILSLYGSTAPQTNMAAPAGMYMGATQMGYVPAAGYGQYQALGAQQGMMGPMMAPQMNILGHTAPPYMAGVQGGVMGMQNGMMGSMAAVPRQAYGAQQTQQLQWNISQFVCSLWNMRL; from the exons ATGACGGGTAAATCAGTCAAAGATATTGACCGCTATCAGGCTGTTCTCACATCTCTTCTGGCGTTAGAGGAAAACAAGTTTTGCGCTGATTGTCACGCCAAAG GTCCCAGATGGGCATCCTGGAATCTTGGAATCTTCATTTGTATCCGCTGTGCGGGAATTCATCGCAATCTTGGCGTGCACATATCACGAGTTAAATCCATAAACCTGGACCAGTGGACTCATGAGCAGATACAG TCTGTTCAGGAGATGGGGAATGCCAAAGCTCGGCGACTATATGAGGCCTTTTTACCAGAGTGCTTCCAGCGCCCAGAGACAGACCA AGCTGCTGAGATTTTTATCCGTGACAAATATGATAAGAAGAAATATATGGATAAATGCATTAACATCCAGTCTTTCAGG aaagaaaagAGTGAGACAGTAACAAAAGATGCCCCTGTTGTTTTTGAAAAGATGAAGCTG AAAAAAGACGAGTCACAACAattcaaaaacagtccaaaacagtcaCAGTCTGTTAATGACTTACTAGGACTAG ATGCCCCTGCTCCTCAAGCTCCAGTTTCCAATGGCAAACCAAGCACTGAACTCAGTCCTGCCCTCGACCTCTTCAGCTCTCTGCCTGCCACCGTCAGCAGCTCCAACTCCTCCAGGAGCACG CCTAGCTCAGGGTCTATGCCCACTGGACGGGTAGCAGCATCAATGCCCGAAAACCTCAGCCTTTTCCTGGATCCCCCCTCCAAAAGTGAGGACAGTGGAAAAAAGCTGTCCAAGGACACAATCTTGTCACTGTATGGCAGTACCGCACCACAAACAAATATGGCTGCTCCTG CTGGCATGTATATGGGAGCAACCCAGATGGGCTATGTACCTGCTGCAGGGTACGGCCAATACCAGGCCCTGGGTGCCCAGCAGGGCATGATGGGGCCTATGATGGCACCACAGATGAACATACTGGGACATACTGCTCCTCCGTACATGGCAGGGGTGCAGGGGGGCGTAATGGGAATGCAGAATGGGATGATGGGAAGCATGGCAGCAGTTCCTCGGCAGGCGTATGGAGCACAGCAGACCCAACAGCTGCAGTGGAACATCAGCCAG TTTGTTTGTTCCCTGTGGAACATGAGGCTGTGA
- the LOC132104298 gene encoding stromal membrane-associated protein 2-like isoform X1, which produces MTGKSVKDIDRYQAVLTSLLALEENKFCADCHAKGPRWASWNLGIFICIRCAGIHRNLGVHISRVKSINLDQWTHEQIQSVQEMGNAKARRLYEAFLPECFQRPETDQAAEIFIRDKYDKKKYMDKCINIQSFRKEKSETVTKDAPVVFEKMKLKKDESQQFKNSPKQSQSVNDLLGLDAPAPQAPVSNGKPSTELSPALDLFSSLPATVSSSNSSRSTPSSGSMPTGRVAASMPENLSLFLDPPSKSEDSGKKLSKDTILSLYGSTAPQTNMAAPAGMYMGATQMGYVPAAGYGQYQALGAQQGMMGPMMAPQMNILGHTAPPYMAGVQGGVMGMQNGMMGSMAAVPRQAYGAQQTQQLQWNISQVTSTQITIIMLT; this is translated from the exons ATGACGGGTAAATCAGTCAAAGATATTGACCGCTATCAGGCTGTTCTCACATCTCTTCTGGCGTTAGAGGAAAACAAGTTTTGCGCTGATTGTCACGCCAAAG GTCCCAGATGGGCATCCTGGAATCTTGGAATCTTCATTTGTATCCGCTGTGCGGGAATTCATCGCAATCTTGGCGTGCACATATCACGAGTTAAATCCATAAACCTGGACCAGTGGACTCATGAGCAGATACAG TCTGTTCAGGAGATGGGGAATGCCAAAGCTCGGCGACTATATGAGGCCTTTTTACCAGAGTGCTTCCAGCGCCCAGAGACAGACCA AGCTGCTGAGATTTTTATCCGTGACAAATATGATAAGAAGAAATATATGGATAAATGCATTAACATCCAGTCTTTCAGG aaagaaaagAGTGAGACAGTAACAAAAGATGCCCCTGTTGTTTTTGAAAAGATGAAGCTG AAAAAAGACGAGTCACAACAattcaaaaacagtccaaaacagtcaCAGTCTGTTAATGACTTACTAGGACTAG ATGCCCCTGCTCCTCAAGCTCCAGTTTCCAATGGCAAACCAAGCACTGAACTCAGTCCTGCCCTCGACCTCTTCAGCTCTCTGCCTGCCACCGTCAGCAGCTCCAACTCCTCCAGGAGCACG CCTAGCTCAGGGTCTATGCCCACTGGACGGGTAGCAGCATCAATGCCCGAAAACCTCAGCCTTTTCCTGGATCCCCCCTCCAAAAGTGAGGACAGTGGAAAAAAGCTGTCCAAGGACACAATCTTGTCACTGTATGGCAGTACCGCACCACAAACAAATATGGCTGCTCCTG CTGGCATGTATATGGGAGCAACCCAGATGGGCTATGTACCTGCTGCAGGGTACGGCCAATACCAGGCCCTGGGTGCCCAGCAGGGCATGATGGGGCCTATGATGGCACCACAGATGAACATACTGGGACATACTGCTCCTCCGTACATGGCAGGGGTGCAGGGGGGCGTAATGGGAATGCAGAATGGGATGATGGGAAGCATGGCAGCAGTTCCTCGGCAGGCGTATGGAGCACAGCAGACCCAACAGCTGCAGTGGAACATCAGCCAGGTAACAAGCACCCAAATCACAATTATCATGCTGACTTGA